One part of the Aspergillus luchuensis IFO 4308 DNA, chromosome 5, nearly complete sequence genome encodes these proteins:
- a CDS encoding uncharacterized protein (COG:S;~EggNog:ENOG410PNG8;~InterPro:IPR038595,IPR025659,IPR007612;~PFAM:PF04525): MSQPYLHPVSQSVALFEQFIATGPQVLVLKEKVLSLSGDSFDIRLGDGVPILKVTGTLLSVSGRKKVEDMDRNHLFDIRKEHMHVHTTYVLEDPDGNKICEVRSSHKFIGSKATAACTDRYGKQVVLVMTGNWNDRAAHIVNESTGEAVARISRKRFTARHIFFGQDTYNVIVAPGVDMALVAGLCVCFDEKNND; encoded by the exons ATGTCTCAACCGTATCTGCATCCGGTGTCCCAGTCTGTCGCGTTGTTTGAGCAATTCATTGCAACGGGGCCACAGGTCCTAGtcttgaaggagaaggtgctctctctttctggaGATAGTTTCGATATCAGGCTTGGGGATGGAGTGCCAATTCTGAAAGTTACTGGTACTTTGTTGTCAGTTTCCGGACGTAAGAAAGTCGAAGACATGGATCGCAACCATCTATTTGATATTCGCAAGGAGCATATGCACGTTCATACAACCTATGTGTTGGAGGATCCCGATGGTAACAAGATATGCGAGGTCAGGAGCAGTCACAAAT TTATCGGGTCGAAAGCCACTGCCGCCTGTACTGACCGATACGGCAAGCAAGTGGTCTTGGTAATGACAGGAAATTGGAATGATCGTGCTGCCCATATTGTTAATGAAAGTACTGGAGAAGCAGTCGCTCGCATTTCCAGGAAGCGTTTTACCGCCCGTCATATTTTCTTTGGCCAGGACACGTATAATGTGATTGTGGCGCCTGGTGTAGATATGGCATTGGTCGCTGGTTTATGTGTCTGCTTCGATGAGAAGAACAATGATTAG
- a CDS encoding uncharacterized protein (COG:C;~EggNog:ENOG410PWXW;~InterPro:IPR036188), which yields MGIKGWHYRVLRSSNFKKMLALVPDGVITAVHEFIYYTETENDIELHFENGYQRKVDILVGADGNRSKVSQQAFGDPHLFHTGIRLWLAWCDYIPDIPPNYGVVSHDYQHQTSFFPMLHVGKSRFEWWVVEPSWEGKPVPEDPKAYLMEILEDWAQPMPRSLVATNFDRQIYCWEIYN from the coding sequence ATGGGTATCAAAGGCTGGCATTACAGGGTGCTTCGTTCCTCCAACTTCAAAAAGATGCTCGCCCTTGTCCCCGATGGTGTAATCACCGCGGTCCAtgagtttatatattatactgaGACTGAAAATGATATCGAACTCCACTTTGAGAACGGATACCAACGTAAGGTCGATATCCTCGTCGGTGCAGATGGTAATCGATCAAAGGTTTCACAACAGGCTTTTGGCGACCCTCACCTATTTCACACCGGAATTCGTCTTTGGCTCGCCTGGTGCGATTACATTCCCGATATCCCTCCCAATTATGGTGTTGTCTCTCATGACTACCAGCACCAAACCAGCTTTTTTCCAATGCTGCATGTGGGGAAGTCCAGGTTTGAGTGGTGGGTAGTCGAGCCGTCTTGGGAGGGGAAGCCTGTCCCGGAAGACCCAAAGGCATATCTTATGGAAATATTAGAAGACTGGGCACAGCCAATGCCTCGTTCTCTAGTGGCCACTAACTTTGACAGGCAGATTTATTGCTGGGAAATCTATAATTGA
- a CDS encoding uncharacterized protein (COG:S;~EggNog:ENOG410PWV9;~InterPro:IPR036047;~go_function: GO:0005515 - protein binding [Evidence IEA]) codes for MLSKLPGELLLSITSFLNSHTDTLRLASCCRAFYPFLLPEVFTSLDLIEHRNGHLSHLVHTLASKPSLAHEVRTLRIDCGWRPTSGVRYEQDVILEVLSAALGSDDNDKIATWARELMNRERNDAWTVLLLALLPNLEDLVLQVCDFSNYTLEWLAGIAQNGTSSRILSRLRILRVDCSDVDGGLSSAHFLPILRLPSLRSFYGHMVCDGGSSDEEYAEDQDFDAASYIPDNVGYSNVTHIQLLSSCSRRGFADLIGAPKALESFIFEHTQNPNYADDENMYASRYYHPLRRHWATLQRLTITHESTNLYDCYQSHEYDYIGSFAGFSVLKELRLQVTQILDWDGLDTTSKNTPNNILPLSLERLIIDGLEREHLTALAIAFEDLLSGGKYRCPSLTYLEVKGNWMHVHQSTEESNTKPRPIPAMSEEFAEFKIRLELSCSAVEIKFNLRDLHVEDIIEKNRLYVL; via the coding sequence ATGCTCTCCAAATTACCAGGAGAATTACTGCTCTCAATAACAAGCTTCCTCAATAGCCACACGGACACTCTGCGGCTCGCATCCTGTTGCCGTGCCTTCTACCCCTTTCTCTTACCCGAAGTCTTCACGTCGCTCGACTTGATAGAGCACCGCAATGGCCACTTGAGTCATTTAGTACACACACTCGCATCCAAGCCCTCATTAGCACACGAAGTGCGCACTTTGCGTATTGACTGTGGCTGGCGACCGACTTCCGGCGTGCGATACGAACAGGACGTTATTCTTGAAGTTCTGTCGGCGGCCCTGGGATCCGATGACAACGACAAGATAGCCACTTGGGCCCGAGAGCTGATGAATCGAGAAAGAAACGACGCATGGACTGTTCTGCTTCTGGCTCTCCTGCCCAATCTCGAGGATCTGGTCCTGCAGGTTTGTGATTTCTCCAACTACACACTTGAGTGGCTGGCCGGCATCGCCCAGAACGGAACATCAAGCCGTATTCTGTCTAGATTGAGAATCCTCAGAGTGGACTGCTCCGATGTAGATGGTGGCCTCAGCTCAGCGCATTTTCTTCCAATCCTTCGACTTCCCTCGTTACGGAGCTTCTACGGCCATATGGTATGTGACGGTGGTAGCTCTGATGAGGAATATGCCGAGGATCAGGATTTTGATGCTGCGAGCTACATTCCGGACAATGTGGGCTACTCGAATGTGACTCATATCCAACTTCTGTCCAGCTGTTCTCGACGCGGGTTTGCAGACCTCATCGGTGCACCCAAAGCCCTCGAATCTTTCATTTTTGAGCATACGCAGAACCCGAATTACGCAGATGATGAAAATATGTACGCGTCACGATATTACCACCCATTGCGCAGACATTGGGCGACATTGCAGAGATTAACCATAACCCACGAGAGTACCAACCTTTATGATTGTTACCAGAGTCACGAGTATGATTACATCGGTTCGTTCGCGGGATTTAGTGTACTAAAAGAACTCCGCCTGCAGGTGACTCAGATACTAGACTGGGACGGCCTAGACACAACATCCAAAAATACACCGAATAATATACTGCCTCTATCGCTGGAACGCCTCATTATTGATGGCCTGGAGAGAGAGCATTTAACTGCACTTGCCATAGCTTTTGAAGACCTGCTTTCAGGAGGAAAGTACCGCTGTCCAAGCTTGACTTATCTTGAAGTTAAAGGAAACTGGATGCATGTCCATCAGTCAACAGAGGAGTCCAACACCAAGCCTCGGCCTATACCTGCTATGTCTGAGGAGTTTGCGGAGTTTAAGATCAGACTCGAGTTGTCATGTTCGGCTGTGGAGATCAAGTTTAACTTGCGTGATTTACATGTTGAAGATATAATCGAGAAAAACCGTTTGTATGTCCTTTGA
- a CDS encoding uncharacterized protein (COG:O;~EggNog:ENOG410PU84;~InterPro:IPR011118,IPR029058;~PFAM:PF07519;~SECRETED:SignalP(1-17)), with amino-acid sequence MGCLPLVIILGATLVQAVTTSTTLDDVCTPAYVRSKLPVDNVYPGITISHTNLSANPVYNVSTSGSAVYPATTIDYCNVTLAYSHNGRDDTVQMRFWLPSPDKFANRYLSTGGADYYVNQGTQQLPGGVMYGAVSGSTDGGFGGFDVGVDEILLLANGTLDWQNLYMFGYEAHHELATIGKRFTRNFFNMTVNEEDQKLYSYYQSCSEGGREGWSQVQRYGDQFDGAVIGAPAIRYSFQMTMHLWANVVEKTLGYYPSQCEIEAIVNETITACDGMDGRMDGVVSRSDLCKMQFNLTETIGKGYYCAADGDVPVQNSTISAQAVEVFEKILDGMTDDDGKQVYLSYQPGALFWDAQATYNTTSGNWGLDINSMGGEFVTKFLQLLDIDNLPTLENVTYGTLKEWVQHGWQMYEDSLHTTWPDLTPFHEAGGKVLHYHGEQDGSIPTASSVHYYDSVRRTMYPTLGYNASHEALGQWYRLFLVPGASHCMNNDLQPNGPFPQTSLQTLIEWVEQGVVPVRLNGTVLSGVFEGETQEICAWPLRPMWYENGTRMECEYDQKSLKTWEWDLDAFDLPVY; translated from the coding sequence ATGGGGTGTCTGCCACTAGTCATCATCCTTGGGGCGACACTGGTCCAGGCCGtcaccacttccaccactCTCGATGATGTTTGCACCCCTGCATACGTTCGATCTAAGTTGCCCGTCGATAATGTTTATCCTGGGATCACTATTAGCCACACCAACCTCTCCGCTAACCCTGTCTACAACGTCTCTACTAGCGGCTCTGCGGTATACCCCGCCACCACGATCGACTATTGCAACGTCACCTTGGCCTACTCCCACAATGGCCGGGATGACACCGTCCAGATGCGCTTCTGGTTGCCCTCACCGGACAAATTTGCCAATCGCTACCTCTCCACCGGCGGAGCAGACTATTATGTTAACCAAGGCACACAGCAGCTCCCCGGAGGTGTGATGTATGGAGCTGTTTCTGGCTCAACAGatggagggtttggagggtttgatgttggtgttgatgagaTCCTCCTCCTAGCCAACGGCACGTTGGACTGGCAGAACCTATATATGTTCGGCTATGAAGCCCACCACGAGCTCGCTACGATCGGAAAGCGCTTCACACgcaatttctttaatatgaCAGTCAACGAGGAAGACCAAAAGCTCTACAGTTACTATCAGAGCTGCTCTGAGGGCGGCCGCGAAGGATGGAGCCAGGTTCAGCGCTACGGTGACCAGTTTGATGGTGCAGTAATTGGTGCCCCGGCCATCCGGTACTCTTTCCAAATGACGATGCACCTCTGGGCGAATGTTGTTGAGAAGACGCTCGGGTACTACCCCTCTCAATGTGAGATTGAGGCCATTGTCAACGAAACGATCACTGCCTGCGATGGGATGGACGGGCGTATGGACGGGGTGGTGTCACGCTCTGATCTCTGTAAGATGCAATTCAACCTCACCGAAACGATTGGCAAGGGGTATTACTGTGCCGCGGATGGGGACGTCCCAGTGCAAAACTCGACCATCTCGGCCCAGGCAGTCGAGGTATTCGAGAAAATCCTTGACGGAAtgacagatgatgatggcaagCAGGTGTATCTATCCTACCAGCCTGGGGCACTTTTCTGGGATGCTCAAGCGACGTACAACACAACTTCAGGAAATTGGGGCTTGGACATCAACTCCATGGGTGGAGAATTTGTTACCAAGTTTCTGCAGCTTCTGGACATTGATAACCTCCCCACACTTGAGAACGTCACCTACGGGACGTTAAAAGAATGGGTGCAGCATGGCTGGCAAATGTATGAGGATTCCCTGCACACCACGTGGCCGGATCTGACGCCCTTCCACGAAGCGGGTGGCAAGGTGCTTCATTATCATGGCGAGCAGGATGGGAGTATCCCAACAGCTTCCTCGGTGCATTACTACGATTCTGTACGTAGGACAATGTATCCTACTCTTGGGTACAATGCGAGCCACGAGGCCTTGGGCCAGTGGTACCGCTTATTCCTTGTCCCAGGAGCCTCGCACTGCATGAACAATGATCTACAGCCAAACGGACCATTCCCGCAGACCTCCCTCCAAACCTTAATTGAGTGGGTGGAGCAAGGTGTTGTGCCAGTGAGGTTAAATGGCACCGTTTTGAGTGGCGTATTCGAAGGAGAGACCCAGGAAATCTGCGCGTGGCCCCTGCGGCCGATGTGGTATGAGAATGGGACTAGAATGGAATGTGAGTATGATCAGAAGTCTCTAAAGACATGGGAGTGGGATCTGGATGCGTTTGATCTGCCTGTATATTAG
- a CDS encoding uncharacterized protein (COG:S;~EggNog:ENOG410PV15;~InterPro:IPR001810,IPR036047,IPR032675;~go_function: GO:0005515 - protein binding [Evidence IEA]), whose amino-acid sequence MVSITVLPSELLAYIISFLDRSSLKAIRETSHLLSHFATPRLFDTLRLFPDEESYEAVDRITDHATLKKMVKKVYINTCQDDYDDYDEEEVALTKDFEDSIANLTDCPNVQSAVLRFDKHCSTGRVEWMRDSPETIAFRTKTIRVFFEWLASLKAPLRELGIRNMQDVNVGDEKISANIGEALQNLCTLRLSIVTEHNDAAPEDDLDFPEPHDFFAQLPSMWLKPSASSLQHLTLSCDNYFGFYPKLELSEVHFPHLKSLAFGNYCFVRDSQLEWILSHAATLTDLSFDDCAILYDVCLAEEHLHWGPFQKSEMETRQEPDGQVRVEYYCSYNKRWHDYFDSFRTKLPYLRQFLIGSNDWGNGVPFEQEAEVKICLRENRYMACYDGYGPSPYIEHDYGRFEWERTAPKCDEKDRDSLCLLFEKTGQRIVKIPFLSSFQGYISED is encoded by the exons ATGGTTTCTATCACCGTTCTCCCAAGTGAGCTCCTCGCTTACATCATCTCATTCCTTGACCGGTCGTCCCTAAAGGCTATCCGGGAAACGAGTCACCTCCTCTCACATTTTGCTACTCCACGGCTATTTGACACTCTGCGTCTGTTTCCGGACGAAGAGAGCTATGAGGCTGTCGATCGCATTACGGATCATGCAACACTGAAGAAAATGGTCAAGAAGGTGTACATCAATACATGCCAAGATGACTAT GACGActatgacgaggaggaagtcgCATTGACCAAAGATTTCGAGGACAGCATTGCCAACCTCACAGACTGCCCAAATGTGCAAAGCGCTGTCTTGCGGTTTGACAAGCATTGTAGCACAGGCCGCGTAGAATGGATGAGAGACAGTCCAGAAACCATCGCCTTCCGCACAAAAACCATCCGTGTATTCTTTGAATGGCTGGCCTCGCTTAAAGCACCTCTGCGCGAACTCGGGATTCGTAACATGCAAGATGTGAATGTCGGCGATGAAAAAATATCTGCCAATATCGGGGAAGCGCTGCAGAATCTATGTACTCTCCGACTAAGCATCGTGACAGAGCACAATGACGCCGCCCCGGAGGACGACCTTGACTTCCCTGAGCCCCATGACTTCTTCGCGCAACTTCCATCCATGTGGCTGAAACCCTCCGCCTCATCTCTGCAGCATCTGACTCTCTCCTGTGACAACTACTTCGGCTTCTACCCAAAGCTGGAACTAAGCGAGGTACATTTTCCGCATCTCAAATCCCTCGCGTTTGGTAATTATTGCTTTGTGCGGGACTCTCAGCTGGAATGGATTCTCTCGCATGCAGCCACATTGACTGATCTATCCTTCGACGACTGCGCAATATTATACGACGTGTGCCTTGCCGAGGAGCATCTCCACTGGGGACCCTTCCAAAAGAGCGAGATGGAGACCCGTCAAGAGCCAGATGGCCAGGTGCGCGTGGAGTACTACTGCTCTTATAATAAGCGGTGGCATGATTACTTCGATTCCTTCCGAACAAAGTTACCTTATTTGAGGCAGTTCCTGATCGGAAGCAATGACTGGGGTAACGGCGTCCCATTCGAACAGGAGGCTGAAGTCAAGATCTGCTTGCGGGAAAATAGGTACATGGCCTGCTATGATGGGTACGGACCCAGCCCGTATATCGAGCATGACTATGGACGCTTCGAGTGGGAAAGGACAGCACCCAAGTGCGATGAAAAAGATAGGGACTCCTTATGCCTGCTCTTTGAGAAAACGGGACAGAGAATTGTCAAGATCCCATTCTTGAGTTCATTCCAAGGTTATATCAGCGAGGACTAG